The region AAGGGAATTCGCGGTGCGCCGCGGGACGCGTTGTTGGTCGTCGACATCGACGACGCGGCGCGTGGCCGGGTGTTCGGCTTTCACCGCACGGCGGACACGCTGGGTGCGGTGGTGGGCCCGCTGCTCGGGCTGGCCGGCTACGAACTGCTCGGCCACCGGATCGCGCCGCTGCTGTGGGTGGCGGTCGTCCCTGCGGTGTTGAGTGTCGCGTTGGTGTTCCTGGTGCGCGAGACCCGACGTGCGTTGCCGCCCGTCGCTCGTCGCGCGGTGTTCGCCAGGGTGCGTGAGCTACCGCGCCGCTACTGGCGGGTGACCGCGGTGCTGGTGCTGTTCGGCCTGGTCAATTTCCCGGATGCGCTACTTCTGTTGCGGCTCAACGAGATCGGGTTCTCTGTCGTCGAAGTGATCCTGGCCTACGTCACCTACAACGCGGTGTACGCGTTGGTGAGTTACCCCGCCGGGCTGCTGGCCGATTGGATACCGCGGCCCGCGGTGTTCGGTATCGGCCTGGTGTTCTTCGCGATCGGCTACACCGGGCTTGGCCTGACCACCAACACCATGGCGGCCTGGGTGTTGATCGGTGTCTACGGGCTGTTCACCGGTTGTACGGATGGTGTTGGCAAGGCCTGGATTTCGTCGCTTGTCGGGTCCGAGTTGCAGGCCAGCGCGCAGGGCGTGTTTCAAGGCGCCAGCGGGTTCGCGGTGTTGGGCGCCGGGTTGTGGGCCGGCTTGCTGTGGGGTGCCGACGGCCGGGTGCCGTTGTTGATCTCGGGAATCGTCGGCGGGGTGTTCGCGGTCGGATTGTTGGCGGCGGCGGTTCAGGCGTCCTGGTCCAAGGGGTAAGGCGGCGCGCCCACGCCGGCAATCGCGTGGGTGCCCCACGGCGTGATCTCGGTGAGGTGGGCGTCGGCGGTGCGCTCGCCGATCGTCACGGCGACCTGCTTCGGCAGCTTCACCGCTGCCGTCAGCTCGAAAACCATTCCGCGCCAATGGTATTTGCCGTCGATGGGGTCCATGTGCCCGGTCAGCCGGACCCGGACCGGATGGCTGACCTCGTCGACGCGCATGGCGGCGGGGCCGTCGTAGACGGCGGTCATCGGGGCAGGAAGCCGCTGCGCCGCCACATCCGCCTTGCGATGGGGCCCATCAGGCCGACCTCTTCGAGGAAGGCGGCGAGCGGCGCGAACCCGAGGATCTGGGTTTCGATCCGGTGCGGGCTGGTCCTGGCCATCCGACGGGCTTCCCGGGCGTCGAGGCCGACGCGGCGGTACTGGACCTTGTTGGTGAACAGGAACCGGAAGAACAACCCGCCGACACCGTTGATGTTGGCGACGAAGAACCGCGGCAGTCGCCGCATGTGCGGCACGCGCTTACGCAGGCCGTCGCGGGCGAACTGGATGTGCCTGGCCTCCTCGGTGACGTGAATGCGCATGAGCCGCTGAATCATTGGCTGCAGCTCGTCGTCGTCCATCATCTGGCGCTGCAGCGAGTCGAAGATCTCCTCGCCGATCAGCGCGGCCACCCACAGCATCGGGCCTTGGAACGCGAACGGCAGCGCGTTGATGATGACGCGTTGGTAGTACTTGGGCCGCACCGGTTTTGCACCGACCCGGTCGATCGCCTTGCCGAACATCACCATGTGTCGCGTCTCGTCGCCCAGTTCGGTCAGTTCGTAGTGCGTGGCGTTCGCGGTGGGGTCCTGATGCATCATCTTGCGCAGCAGCGCCTGGTTGAGAATGTTCTCGAACCAGATGCCTGCCGACAGCGTGTTGACGAGTTCCTGCCGCGACAGTTCGATCTGCTGCGCGCGGGTCATGGCTTCCCACAGTGGCGTGCCATACAGCGAGACGGTCTTCGGCGGCAGGTAGAACTTGTCGGGATCCTGGGGCGCATCCCAGTCGATGTCGACGACCGGCGCGTAGGACTTCTTGACCGAACCCTTCAGGAGGCGTTCGGCGAATTCCTCACGAGTGGGTGCAGTCATGGCCCAAAGGTAGGTCCGGCTGTGCGCCCAGTCAATACCTGCGGTACCGGGTACTCGGGGTAGCCGCTGGTCAGCGTTTGAGTTTCTGGCACCCGGGTATCGACCGGGCATGGCGATGCCCGAACCCGACGACCCGCAGAAGCCCGAGTCGCCTGCCGATCTGACCCGGCCGTCGGTGCGCTACGTGGTGCGTAAGACAGCCAGAGAGTTCGTCGACGACGAGTGCACGGATCTCGCGGCGGCGCTGACCTACTACGCCATCCTCGCGCTGTTCCCGGCACTCGTCGTGGTGGTCTCCCTGCTTGGAGTGTTCAGGCAGGGCCAGCGCACCACCGACGCGGTGATCGGCATCGCGGACGACGTCGCGCCGGGGTCCGCCGTCGACATGCTGCGTCAGCAGATTCAACAACTCGTCGAGAGCCCGTCGGCGGGACTGGCGTTGATCGTCGGCATGGCGGGGGCGCTGTGGTCGGCCTCGGGGGAAGCTGCGACCGGTTCAATTGCTGCTCACCCTCGCCGGGCTGGTCATGGTGGCGGTGGTGGCGTTCATGCTCGCTGTCAGCGGGCCGGTGGCGGAGTCGATAGGGAATGTGGTGGGCCTCAGCGATGTGGCCGTCGCGGCGTGGAATGTGGTCAAGTGGCAGATCATTCTGGTGTTCATCGCCGTGTCGGTCGCGATCCTGTACTACGTCGCCCCGAACGTGAAACAACCCAGGTTCCGGTGGCTGAGCATCGGCGCGGGGGTGGCCATCGTGGTCTGGATCTTGGCGTCGGTGCTGTTCGGTCTGTACGTCGCGAACTTCGGTAGCTACAACAAGACCTACGGCGCGCTGGCGGGTGTCATCGTGTTCCTGCTCTGGCTGTGGATCACCAACCTGGCGTTGTTGTTCGGTGCCGAACTGGACGCCGAGTTGGAGCGGGGGCGCCAGCTTCAAGCCGGCTTGCCCGCCGAGCGCGAACTGCAACTGCCGCCGAAGGATGCGCGAGGTTTGAAGAAGGATGAGGCCGCGGAGAAGAAGGACCTCGAACGGGCGAGGCGACTCCGACATTCACGCGGCCGGAGGGCCTAGCGCATACTCGCAGCCGTGACTCGACGGATCCATGTGATCGGCATCGGCGCAGGCGATCCGGACTACGTGACGGCGCAGGCGGTGGCCGCGCTCAACGACACCCAGGTGTTCTTCGCGATGGACAAGGGTGCGCAGAAGGACGATCTGGTGGCGCTGCGGCGGGAGATCTGCCGTCGGTTCATCCGGGAACCCGGCTACCGGTTCGTCGAACTGCCCGATCCTTCGCGTGCCAAGTCCGGCGACTATCGGCAGGCCGTCGCCGATTGGCACGCCGCGCGGGCGGCGGTGTGGGCCGATGCGATCGAAGCGGAGTTGGCGCCAGGCGGCGTCGGAGCGTTTCTTGCGTGGGGTGACCCGTCGCTGTACGACAGCACGCTGCGGATCCTCGAGTCGGTCGCGGCCCGCGTCGACATCGACTACGACGTCGTACCCGGCATCACCGCGATCCAGGCGTTGACGGCGCGACATCGCATCCCGCTCAACGATGTCGGCGAACCGGTACTGATCACCACCGGCAGGCAGCTACGCGAGAGCGGGCTGCCTGGCAGCGCCGTGGTGATGCTCGACGGCGACTGTTCGTTCCAGGCATGCCCGCCGCAGACCCGAATCTGGTGGGGTGCCTATCTCGGCACGCCCGACGAACTGCTGATGTCCGGCACGGTCGGCGAGGTCGGTGTGGCGATCGTCGAGATGCGGGCCGACGCGCGGGCCAGGCACGGCTGGATCATGGACACCTACCTGCTGCGCCCGGCAGACTAGCGGCCATGGGGAGCTTCCTGCTGCGCGCGGCGCTCACCGGCCTCGCGCTGTGGGTGGTCACCAAGATCGTTCCCGGCATCGAATTCGTCGGCGGGGACACCACGTTGGCCAGGGTCGGCATCATCTTCGTCGTCGCGGTGATCTTCGGATTGGTCAACGCGATCATCAAGCCGATCGTGCAGCTGATCTCGATTCCGCTGTACATCCTCACGCTCGGCCTGTTCCACATCGTGATCAACGCGCTGATGTTGTGGATCACGTCGCGGATCACCGAGCACACCACCCACTGGGGCCTCTACATCGAGGATTTCTGGTGGACGGCGATCTGGGCGGCGATCGTGCTGTCGATCGTGAGCTGGGTGCTGTCGCTGATCGCCGGCGACCGAGTCGGGCGTTGACCGGCACACTGGACACATGCCGGAACTACCTGAGGTCGAAGCCCTGGCAGACCACCTGCGCCGTCACGCCGTCGGGTTGACGGTGGGACGCGTCGACGTTGCGGCGCTGTCAGTGCTCAAGACGTTCGACCCGCCGCTGACCGCGCTGCACGGGCAGGCCGTCACCGGGGCCAACCGGTGGGGCAAATACCTCGGCTTGCAGGCCGGCGACCTGCATCTGATCACACATCTGTCGCGGGCGGGTTGGCTGCGCTGGTCGGACAAGCTGGCCGCGGCGCCGCTGAAACCGGGCAAAGGGCCGATCGCGCTGCGGGTGCACCTCGGGACACCCGGCGAGGCGCCCGGGTCCAATGTCGCCGCCGTCGCGGCTCCGGGGTTCGACCTGACCGAGGCCGGTACGCAGAAGCGATTGGCGGTATGGCTCGTCGACGATCCGACCAAGGTGCCCGGCATCGCGGCCCTCGGCCCGGACGCGCTGTCGCTGGGGCCCGAGGACCTGGCGGGCGTGCTGGCCGGGCAGGGCGGGCGGATCAAGACCGTCATCACTGATCAGAAGGTGATCGCGGGGATCGGCAACGCCTACAGCGACGAGATCCTGCACGTCGCCAAGCTGTCGCCGTTCGCCACCGCTGGCAAGCTGACCGACGCGCAATTGGCCGCGCTGCACGACGCGATGATCTCCGTGCTGACCGACGCGGTTTCACGGTCGG is a window of Mycobacterium sp. 3519A DNA encoding:
- a CDS encoding MFS transporter, whose translation is MRPWLTRNVRVLSAVSLLQDAASELLYPLLPIYLTAVLGAPAAVVGAVEGVAEGAASLTKLASGPLGDRFARRPLIATGYGMAALGKVLVAAAAGWPGVLAGRVVDRLGKGIRGAPRDALLVVDIDDAARGRVFGFHRTADTLGAVVGPLLGLAGYELLGHRIAPLLWVAVVPAVLSVALVFLVRETRRALPPVARRAVFARVRELPRRYWRVTAVLVLFGLVNFPDALLLLRLNEIGFSVVEVILAYVTYNAVYALVSYPAGLLADWIPRPAVFGIGLVFFAIGYTGLGLTTNTMAAWVLIGVYGLFTGCTDGVGKAWISSLVGSELQASAQGVFQGASGFAVLGAGLWAGLLWGADGRVPLLISGIVGGVFAVGLLAAAVQASWSKG
- a CDS encoding DUF4873 domain-containing protein; the encoded protein is MTAVYDGPAAMRVDEVSHPVRVRLTGHMDPIDGKYHWRGMVFELTAAVKLPKQVAVTIGERTADAHLTEITPWGTHAIAGVGAPPYPLDQDA
- a CDS encoding diiron oxygenase, producing the protein MTAPTREEFAERLLKGSVKKSYAPVVDIDWDAPQDPDKFYLPPKTVSLYGTPLWEAMTRAQQIELSRQELVNTLSAGIWFENILNQALLRKMMHQDPTANATHYELTELGDETRHMVMFGKAIDRVGAKPVRPKYYQRVIINALPFAFQGPMLWVAALIGEEIFDSLQRQMMDDDELQPMIQRLMRIHVTEEARHIQFARDGLRKRVPHMRRLPRFFVANINGVGGLFFRFLFTNKVQYRRVGLDAREARRMARTSPHRIETQILGFAPLAAFLEEVGLMGPIARRMWRRSGFLPR
- the cobF gene encoding precorrin-6A synthase (deacetylating), giving the protein MTRRIHVIGIGAGDPDYVTAQAVAALNDTQVFFAMDKGAQKDDLVALRREICRRFIREPGYRFVELPDPSRAKSGDYRQAVADWHAARAAVWADAIEAELAPGGVGAFLAWGDPSLYDSTLRILESVAARVDIDYDVVPGITAIQALTARHRIPLNDVGEPVLITTGRQLRESGLPGSAVVMLDGDCSFQACPPQTRIWWGAYLGTPDELLMSGTVGEVGVAIVEMRADARARHGWIMDTYLLRPAD
- a CDS encoding phage holin family protein, which codes for MGSFLLRAALTGLALWVVTKIVPGIEFVGGDTTLARVGIIFVVAVIFGLVNAIIKPIVQLISIPLYILTLGLFHIVINALMLWITSRITEHTTHWGLYIEDFWWTAIWAAIVLSIVSWVLSLIAGDRVGR
- a CDS encoding zinc finger domain-containing protein, which translates into the protein MPGIAALGPDALSLGPEDLAGVLAGQGGRIKTVITDQKVIAGIGNAYSDEILHVAKLSPFATAGKLTDAQLAALHDAMISVLTDAVSRSVGQQAATLKGEKRSGLRVHARTGLPCPVCGDTVREVSFADKSFQYCPTCQTGGKILADRRLSRLLK